One window of the bacterium genome contains the following:
- a CDS encoding HAMP domain-containing protein: MQRRLFVLFLLSSLLPALALLALNWRMSQRLLSYLESPGLSAAMESSLALARGALEREKGMAKAHADTLAAQFAAGRTPAATREFAWRLRDGSALGGSDSLQALLAAEIDEQPEPGSARILHDGGRTVVLAAGGSDGRLLVAMPLAPDLDAALGAVAEGSRRQRQLAGAYQEFLRSALLLTLTLLGAVLLTASLWLSYILARQIAAPLAELVRGTERIAAGDLEHRVRVKARDELAELVRAFNRMGEELATSRERRLRAERLAAWQGIARRLAHEIKNPLTPITLAMHRIERRSADPAVSESIAAVLEETANLARLADEFSLFARLPAPVPQPLELRALLTEVIALYLPAERFRARWVGWPTAVPLAADPGQLRQALANLVKNAGEAMGERGALTLRYARQAGWHRLELDDEGPGFAGDPEALFEPYVTSKAAGTGLGLAIARRIVEDHGGQLTALALPAGGARFTLALPAGEAPALAAEGGQGA; this comes from the coding sequence GTGCAGCGACGCCTCTTCGTCCTCTTCCTGCTCAGCTCGCTCCTGCCGGCCCTGGCGCTGCTCGCGCTCAACTGGCGGATGAGTCAGCGCCTGCTCTCCTATCTGGAGAGCCCGGGCCTCAGCGCCGCGATGGAGAGCTCGCTCGCTCTCGCGCGCGGGGCGCTCGAGCGGGAGAAGGGGATGGCCAAGGCGCACGCCGATACGCTGGCCGCCCAGTTCGCCGCCGGCCGGACGCCTGCCGCCACCCGGGAATTCGCCTGGCGTTTGCGCGATGGCAGCGCGCTGGGCGGCAGCGACTCCCTGCAGGCCCTGCTCGCGGCCGAGATCGACGAGCAGCCCGAACCGGGCAGCGCGCGGATCCTCCACGACGGCGGCCGCACCGTGGTGCTCGCGGCCGGTGGCTCCGATGGCCGACTGCTCGTTGCCATGCCCCTGGCGCCGGATCTCGACGCCGCCCTGGGCGCCGTCGCCGAGGGGAGTCGTCGCCAGCGTCAGCTGGCGGGTGCCTACCAGGAGTTCCTCCGCAGCGCCCTGCTCCTCACGCTCACCCTCCTCGGCGCCGTGCTGCTGACGGCCTCGCTCTGGCTCTCCTACATTCTGGCGCGCCAGATCGCGGCCCCGCTCGCCGAACTGGTGCGCGGCACCGAGCGCATCGCCGCCGGCGATCTCGAACACCGCGTCAGAGTCAAGGCGCGGGACGAGCTCGCTGAGCTGGTCCGGGCCTTCAACCGCATGGGCGAGGAGCTGGCGACGAGCCGCGAGCGCCGCCTCCGCGCCGAGCGCCTGGCCGCCTGGCAGGGCATCGCCCGCCGTCTCGCGCACGAGATCAAGAACCCGCTCACCCCGATCACGCTCGCCATGCACCGCATCGAGCGGCGCAGCGCGGATCCGGCCGTCAGCGAGAGCATCGCCGCCGTGCTCGAGGAGACGGCCAACCTCGCCCGCCTCGCCGACGAGTTCTCGCTCTTCGCCCGCCTGCCGGCGCCGGTGCCGCAGCCGCTCGAGCTGCGCGCGCTCCTGACGGAGGTGATCGCTCTCTATCTGCCTGCCGAGCGCTTCCGGGCCCGCTGGGTGGGCTGGCCGACGGCCGTGCCGCTCGCGGCCGATCCCGGCCAGCTCCGGCAGGCGCTGGCCAATCTCGTCAAGAATGCGGGCGAGGCGATGGGTGAGCGCGGCGCGCTCACCCTGCGCTACGCCCGGCAGGCCGGCTGGCATCGCCTCGAGCTGGACGACGAGGGGCCCGGCTTCGCGGGCGATCCCGAGGCGCTCTTCGAGCCCTACGTGACGAGCAAGGCGGCCGGCACGGGCCTGGGGCTGGCCATCGCGCGGCGCATCGTGGAGGATCACGGCGGGCAGCTCACGGCCCTCGCGCTGCCGGCGGGCGGCGCGCGCTTCACCCTCGCGCTGCCGGCCGGCGAGGCGCCGGCGCTCGCCGCCGAAGGAGGTCAGGGTGCCTGA
- the glgX gene encoding glycogen debranching protein GlgX gives MLSDIHPGSSHPLGASLQAGGVNFAIYSRHAQCLELLLFEGPEDPAPARVIRLDPRRHRTADYWHVLVKGIGAGQVYGWRAHGPYAPSRGLRFDGEKLLLDPYARAVVMGPAYDRVAAIRPGDNCAQALRAVVVDARGYDWEGDRPLLRPYGETLIYELHVGGFTRSESSGLPPALRGTYAGLIAKIPYLVDLGVTAVELLPVQHFDPLDAPPGRLNYWGYSPLAFFAPHGPYSSRRDPLGPVNEFRDMVKALHKAGIEVILDVVFNHTAEGDERGPTLSFKGLDNGAYYIAGDTPARYANFTGCGNTINANHSVMRHLILDCLRYWVAEMHVDGFRFDLASVLSRDGKGKPRENAPILWSIDSDPVLAGSKLIAEAWDAAGLYQVGSFTGERFAEWNGPFRDDLRRFLRGEAGFAKAVALRMAGSPDLYANPALEANRSINFVTCHDGFTLADLVSYAQKHNEANGEENRDGTNENYSANYGVEGRSADPQILALRSRQQRNFLALLLCAQGTPMLSMGDELGRSQQGNNNAYCQDNPLAWLDWAPLATGPPLHAFVGGLAAYARRLAVFRDERFWREDGAGGTLIQWHGVRLGQPDWSATSHSLAFTLSRERDGERLHACINAWREPLDFALPPPGPGAAWHRVLDTSLPPGEDLRLPPAAPALPGGAYRVGDRSVVLLQALPQD, from the coding sequence GTGCTCAGCGACATCCATCCCGGCAGCAGCCACCCCCTCGGCGCGAGCCTGCAGGCGGGGGGCGTCAACTTCGCCATCTACTCGCGCCACGCCCAGTGCCTCGAGCTGCTCCTCTTCGAGGGCCCCGAGGATCCGGCGCCCGCGCGCGTGATCCGCCTCGATCCGCGCCGGCACCGGACGGCGGACTACTGGCACGTGCTGGTGAAGGGCATCGGCGCCGGGCAGGTCTACGGCTGGCGGGCGCACGGGCCCTACGCGCCCTCGCGCGGCCTGCGCTTCGACGGCGAGAAGCTGCTGCTCGACCCCTATGCCCGCGCCGTCGTGATGGGGCCGGCCTACGACCGCGTCGCGGCGATCCGCCCCGGCGACAACTGCGCGCAGGCCTTGCGCGCGGTGGTGGTCGACGCCCGCGGCTACGACTGGGAGGGCGACCGGCCGCTCCTGCGCCCCTACGGCGAGACCCTGATCTACGAGCTGCACGTGGGCGGCTTCACGCGCAGCGAGAGCTCGGGCCTGCCGCCGGCGCTGCGCGGCACCTATGCCGGCCTGATCGCGAAGATCCCCTACCTCGTCGACCTCGGGGTCACGGCGGTGGAGCTGCTGCCCGTGCAGCACTTCGATCCGCTGGACGCGCCGCCCGGGCGCCTCAACTACTGGGGCTACAGCCCGCTGGCGTTCTTCGCGCCGCACGGGCCCTACAGCTCGCGGCGGGATCCGCTAGGGCCGGTCAACGAATTCCGCGACATGGTCAAGGCCCTGCACAAGGCGGGCATCGAGGTGATCCTCGACGTCGTCTTCAACCACACGGCCGAGGGCGACGAGCGCGGTCCTACCCTCTCCTTCAAGGGTCTGGACAACGGCGCCTACTACATCGCGGGCGACACGCCGGCCCGCTACGCCAACTTCACGGGCTGCGGCAACACGATCAACGCCAACCACTCGGTGATGCGCCACCTCATCCTCGACTGCCTGCGCTACTGGGTGGCCGAGATGCACGTCGACGGCTTCCGCTTCGACCTCGCTTCGGTGCTGAGCCGCGACGGCAAGGGCAAGCCGCGCGAGAACGCGCCCATCCTCTGGTCCATCGACTCGGACCCCGTGCTCGCCGGCAGCAAGCTGATCGCCGAGGCCTGGGACGCGGCCGGCCTCTACCAGGTGGGCTCCTTCACGGGCGAGCGCTTCGCCGAGTGGAACGGGCCCTTCCGGGACGACCTGCGCCGCTTCCTGCGCGGCGAGGCCGGCTTCGCCAAGGCCGTCGCTCTGCGCATGGCCGGCAGCCCGGACCTCTATGCGAACCCGGCGCTGGAGGCCAACCGCAGCATCAACTTCGTCACTTGCCACGACGGTTTCACGCTGGCCGATCTCGTCAGCTATGCCCAGAAGCACAACGAGGCGAACGGCGAGGAGAACCGCGACGGCACGAACGAGAACTACAGCGCGAACTACGGGGTCGAAGGGCGGAGCGCGGATCCGCAGATCCTCGCCCTGCGCAGCCGGCAGCAGCGCAACTTCCTCGCCCTGCTGCTCTGCGCCCAGGGCACGCCGATGCTCTCGATGGGGGACGAGCTCGGCCGCAGCCAGCAGGGCAACAACAACGCCTATTGCCAGGACAACCCGCTCGCCTGGCTCGACTGGGCGCCGCTCGCCACCGGTCCGCCCCTGCACGCCTTCGTGGGCGGACTCGCCGCCTACGCGCGGCGCCTGGCCGTCTTCCGGGACGAGCGCTTCTGGCGCGAGGACGGCGCCGGCGGCACGCTGATCCAGTGGCACGGCGTGCGCCTGGGCCAGCCCGACTGGTCGGCCACGTCGCACAGCCTCGCCTTCACTCTGAGCCGGGAGCGCGACGGCGAGCGCCTGCACGCCTGCATCAACGCCTGGCGGGAGCCGCTGGACTTCGCGCTGCCGCCGCCGGGCCCGGGCGCGGCCTGGCATCGCGTGCTCGACACGAGCCTGCCGCCGGGCGAGGACCTGCGCCTGCCGCCGGCCGCCCCCGCGCTGCCGGGCGGCGCCTACCGCGTCGGCGACCGCAGCGTCGTCTTGCTGCAGGCCCTCCCGCAGGACTGA
- a CDS encoding sigma-54-dependent Fis family transcriptional regulator: protein MLVVDDEPNIRKLLAGVLADEGYRVRGAADAAQARALLAEEAAELVLLDVLLPGADGLAYLAELAAQSAPPAVIMMSGHGTIQTALSALRLGALDFLEKPIQASRLLVSVASALERRELREENAGLRAALGATGEILGASAAMRGLREAVARGAASEARVLITGENGTGKELVARALHAGSPRRAGPFVSVNCAAIPGELLESELFGHEKGAFTGAIQRRRGKFERAQGGTLLLDEIGDLAPTTQAKLLRVLEEGELERLGGEGTIRLDVRVLASTNRDLEALMAAGAFRADLYHRLKVLPLAVPPLREHAEDVPELAAHFLGQFCARYGRPARRLTPAALALLAAQPWPGNVRELRNAMERVVIMVDGEQVDAPALRPLLAGAEAEAPGPAPPGSLAARLEACEREAIGAALGAAGGNVAAAARALGVDRANLHRRLQRLGLKP from the coding sequence ATCCTCGTCGTCGACGACGAGCCGAACATCCGCAAGCTGCTGGCGGGCGTCCTCGCGGACGAGGGCTACCGCGTGCGCGGCGCCGCCGATGCCGCCCAAGCGCGGGCGCTGCTCGCCGAGGAGGCGGCCGAGCTCGTCCTGCTCGACGTGCTGCTCCCGGGCGCGGACGGTCTCGCCTACCTCGCGGAGCTCGCGGCGCAGAGCGCGCCCCCGGCCGTCATCATGATGAGCGGCCACGGCACGATCCAGACCGCGCTCAGCGCCCTGCGCCTGGGCGCCCTCGACTTCCTCGAGAAGCCGATCCAGGCGAGCCGCCTGCTGGTCTCGGTGGCCAGCGCGCTCGAGCGGCGGGAGCTGCGCGAGGAGAACGCCGGCCTGCGCGCAGCCCTCGGCGCCACGGGCGAGATCCTCGGCGCGAGCGCCGCGATGCGGGGCCTGCGCGAGGCCGTGGCCCGCGGCGCGGCGAGCGAAGCGCGCGTGCTGATCACGGGCGAGAACGGCACCGGCAAAGAGCTGGTGGCCCGCGCCCTGCACGCGGGCAGCCCCCGGCGGGCGGGCCCCTTCGTCAGCGTGAACTGCGCGGCGATTCCCGGCGAGCTGCTCGAGAGCGAGCTCTTCGGCCACGAGAAGGGGGCCTTCACCGGTGCCATCCAGCGCCGCCGCGGCAAGTTCGAGCGCGCGCAGGGCGGCACGCTCCTGCTCGACGAGATCGGCGACCTCGCGCCCACGACCCAGGCCAAGCTGCTGCGCGTGCTCGAGGAGGGCGAGCTGGAGCGCCTGGGCGGCGAGGGGACGATCCGCCTCGACGTGCGCGTGCTCGCCTCCACGAACCGCGACCTGGAAGCGCTCATGGCGGCCGGCGCATTCCGCGCCGACCTCTACCATCGCTTGAAGGTGCTGCCCCTCGCCGTGCCGCCTCTGCGCGAGCACGCGGAGGACGTCCCCGAGCTCGCCGCGCACTTCCTCGGCCAGTTCTGCGCGCGCTACGGACGGCCCGCCCGCCGCCTGACGCCGGCGGCGCTGGCCCTGCTCGCCGCCCAACCCTGGCCCGGCAACGTGCGCGAGCTGCGCAACGCGATGGAGCGGGTCGTGATCATGGTCGACGGCGAGCAGGTGGACGCGCCGGCCCTCCGGCCGCTGCTCGCCGGCGCTGAGGCCGAGGCGCCCGGGCCCGCGCCGCCCGGGAGCCTCGCCGCGCGTCTGGAGGCCTGCGAGCGGGAGGCAATCGGCGCCGCACTCGGTGCGGCGGGCGGGAACGTCGCGGCGGCGGCCCGCGCCCTCGGCGTGGACCGCGCCAACCTGCACCGGCGCCTGCAACGGCTGGGGCTCAAGCCCTGA
- a CDS encoding DUF4390 domain-containing protein — MRGARAGAPLLFLAVAAAFAAPPAAAAPALALGEARLAGRELSAEIALAGFVDERLQADLEAGLPAALLLRWRLWERRAGWPDRALADGLLRERIFYDLLEARYTLFDARGRPRARCADAAALAEALAAPRRLAFALPAAVPAGRALELEIEARLEPLTREELQELERWLAGGEGRGAGGLFGGLRGGPERLLRRLAGLSSRQASARCAVAAP; from the coding sequence ATGCGGGGCGCGCGGGCAGGGGCGCCGCTGCTCTTCCTCGCGGTCGCGGCCGCGTTTGCGGCGCCACCGGCAGCAGCCGCGCCCGCGCTCGCGCTGGGGGAGGCCCGCCTCGCGGGCCGCGAGCTCAGCGCCGAGATCGCGCTCGCGGGATTCGTCGACGAGAGGCTCCAGGCCGACCTCGAGGCGGGCCTGCCCGCCGCGCTGCTCCTGCGCTGGCGGCTTTGGGAGCGGCGGGCGGGCTGGCCGGACCGGGCGCTCGCGGACGGGCTGCTGCGCGAGCGCATCTTCTACGACCTGCTCGAGGCGCGCTACACCCTCTTCGACGCCCGCGGCCGCCCGCGCGCCCGCTGCGCCGACGCGGCCGCCCTGGCCGAAGCGCTGGCGGCGCCGCGCCGGCTCGCCTTCGCCCTGCCCGCGGCTGTGCCGGCGGGCCGCGCGCTCGAGCTGGAGATCGAAGCGCGGCTCGAGCCGCTCACGCGCGAGGAACTGCAGGAGCTGGAGCGCTGGCTCGCGGGCGGCGAGGGACGCGGCGCCGGCGGCCTCTTCGGCGGTCTGCGCGGCGGTCCCGAGCGCCTGCTCCGCCGTCTCGCCGGCCTGAGCAGCCGGCAGGCCAGTGCGCGCTGCGCCGTGGCCGCGCCCTGA
- a CDS encoding T9SS type A sorting domain-containing protein: protein MILGDSEGYVHIHLNVGTAAQPRFDTGARVQVGPPGNKFDLNVGYRATPCVVDWNEDGLFDLLVGALDGKLRLYLNEGGSLPPDFRHTLFVSDGSGDLLVPFGYSSPTMADFDGDGTKDLICGNAEGELYYYANHGTHAAPVFSVGWPCESLSQPIELGYQGRSRPFALDWDGDGRQDLLVGSNQGRVHRFLGQPSAVGAPLLPGAGVTLGVWPNPARPAATLAFALPRPGRVALSVHDLAGRGLLTLAAGSFGAGTHALAWDGRDAAGRPLPSGVYLLRLRAGAELVTSKLLLLH, encoded by the coding sequence GTGATCCTGGGCGACTCCGAGGGCTACGTACACATCCACCTCAACGTCGGCACCGCGGCACAGCCGCGCTTCGACACAGGCGCACGCGTGCAGGTCGGCCCGCCGGGAAACAAGTTCGATCTCAACGTGGGCTATCGGGCCACGCCCTGCGTCGTCGACTGGAACGAGGACGGCCTCTTCGACCTGCTCGTCGGCGCCCTCGACGGCAAGCTCCGTCTCTACCTCAACGAAGGCGGTTCGCTGCCGCCGGACTTCCGGCACACCCTCTTCGTGAGCGACGGCAGCGGCGACCTGCTCGTGCCCTTCGGCTACTCGAGCCCGACGATGGCCGACTTCGACGGCGACGGCACCAAGGACCTCATCTGCGGCAACGCCGAAGGCGAGCTGTACTACTACGCGAATCACGGGACCCACGCGGCGCCCGTCTTCAGCGTCGGCTGGCCCTGCGAGAGCCTGAGCCAGCCCATCGAGCTCGGCTACCAGGGGCGCTCGCGGCCCTTCGCCCTGGACTGGGACGGAGACGGCCGCCAGGACCTGCTGGTCGGCTCCAACCAGGGCAGGGTGCACCGCTTCCTCGGCCAGCCCAGTGCCGTGGGGGCGCCGCTCCTGCCGGGGGCGGGCGTGACGCTCGGCGTCTGGCCGAACCCGGCGCGGCCGGCCGCTACGCTCGCCTTCGCGCTCCCGCGCCCGGGCCGCGTGGCGCTCAGCGTTCACGATCTGGCGGGGCGCGGACTCCTCACGCTGGCGGCCGGCAGCTTCGGTGCCGGGACGCATGCTCTCGCCTGGGACGGCCGGGATGCGGCCGGACGCCCCCTACCTTCGGGGGTCTATCTGCTCCGGCTTCGCGCCGGGGCGGAGCTGGTCACCAGTAAGCTGCTCCTCCTCCACTAG